The genome window GTTTCAAGAGTGCCCTTACACGGATTATCAATGACTACGCCCGTAAAGCGGGGGTAATCAAAGACAGTACGGGTAACCTTTCTGGGGACGATGTGCGTGAAGGCTTGACCGCTATTATTTCGGTCAAGATTCCGGAACCGCAATTTGAAGGACAGACAAAGACCAAGCTGGGTAACAGCGAAGTTCGTGGGATTGTCGAATCCTTGTTTGCCGAGAAACTGCAGGAATTCCTAGAAGAGAATCCTTCCGTATCCCGCCGCATTTTGGAAAAAGGACTGCAAGCAGCCCGTGCGCGTGAAGCAGCCCGTAAAGCCCGGGAACTGACACGTCGTAAAGGTGCACTCGAAGTAAGCTCACTTCCGGGTAAATTGGCAGACTGTTCATCCAAGGATGCTTCAATCAGCGAATTGTACATCGTCGAAGGTGACTCTGCCGGCGGATCAGCGAAGCAAGGACGTGATCGTCATTTCCAAGCGATTTTGCCGCTGCGTGGTAAGATTCTGAACGTGGAAAAAGCTCGTCTCGACCGGATCTTGGGTAATGCGGAGATCAGGGCTATTATTACGGCGATGGGTACAGGTATTGGTGATGACTTCGATATTGCCAAAGCCCGATATCACAAAATCATTTTGATGACGGATGCCGATGTCGATGGTGCTCATATCCGAACACTGTTGCTGACATTCCTGTATCGGTACATGCGTAAAATCATTGAGGCAGGTTACGTATATATTGCACAACCGCCATTGTTCAAGATTGAGCGTAACAAAGTGATTCGTTATGCCGGTTCCGAGCAAGAGCGCGATGAAATTATTGCCACGTTCGGAGAAAATGCGAAATTTAACGTTCAGCGTTACAAAGGTCTTGGCGAGATGAATGCCGGACAATTGTGGGAAACGACGATGGATCCGGAGAGCCGGACTATGATGCAAGTATCGATCAATGATGCCATACTTGCTGATGCGATGTTTGATACCCTGATGGGGGATAACGTTGAACCGCGTCGTGACTTTATCCAGGAAAATGCGAAATACGTGAAAAACCTCGACATTTAACGATATTCGAAGAGGCGCCTGTGAGGGCGCCTTTTTATATTATTTGAATCACGGAATAGGAGGCAGAGGACTTCCGTAACCCGTGGTTAGCGACGTACACGTTTTTTGGCAGACGAGGCCTGTGCTTTGGGGGATGGGCGAGAAGCCTTACTCTTTTTGGCGGGCAAACGGCCGTACGCAATTGCATAGCGTTTGATCTTCCGGTATGCCCCCTTGTCCGGGAGTAAACCAAAAGCATAAATGCCCGGCAATGTGTTGACTTCAAGAATCCAGGGACGTCCTTCTTCGTCTAGTGCAATATCAATACCAATCTCTTTGAGCCTTGGAAATGATGTCTGCAATTGCACAGCGGTATGGATACCTAGACGGTATAGCTCATTGCGGAGTTTTTTGAATCTATCCTGTTGAAGATGGGGCAGTACGAGTTCTTCAAACGTGGCCAATTGTCCACCACCATGAATGTTCGTGATAATTTTGCCCGGTGCAGCAACACGTCCCAGAATACCTGTTGTTTCCCAGTTATGTTGCAGATTTTTTTGAGTCAACACACGCAAGTCAAAAGGCAAATCTCCATGCTTCATCAGCGAGATTCCCTGTTGAATGATATAATCCCGTTCCTGAATGCGATCATTCAGTGCTCGTTCGAGTTCATCCAGGGAATGAAAGGATCTCTCCTCTGTACCGTATTGGAGATGATATGTTGTTATGAGCTGGGTAGCTCTGGAGGTAACAGCACTTGCTTCGAGTTCATCCGTAGGTGGGTTCCGATCATTGGTTTCTTCAGGAACATCTGCTTCTGTGGCGTAATCGTCGGAATTAACAACTGGTTCGTATAAACGGGTTGTTTTCACCCGCATGACCCCATTACCGTAAGTACCACGGTCCGGTTTGATATAGTTGGACTCGAATAATTCAGTCATTCGTTCCAAAGTTTGACGGCTATATTTTCGGGTCACTGGAATATATTCATTCACCATGCGACTGCGTTGTAACACAGCTGTTTTGGCCCATTTGCTGGAGACGCGTTGGATACCCAAGATCCATCAGTCCTTTCATGTTTTGTTCATTTCCAAAGAGGGAAAGACACGGAGAAATCAAAGGACAAGAGACGATTTCAGTGGTATAATAGAGAAATATGGCGTTTTGTGCGATGAGCTGCACAATTTGCAGTTTGATCGTAGGACGGGAATGGCTTTAGCCTCGATGGGCACAGTACATATGCCGTATTTCTAGCATTGTATGTGCAATTGAGGAGGAAGGCAGGGCGTATCCCCAGAGACGCAAAAGTTCCCGGAAGAAAGGCTATTGCCCAGCGGACGTTTAATTGTGTAACTTTTGTGAAAGTAATATAATAAAGAGTAGCGTTCTTGCGCGGTTTTAGCCTTGTTAGGCTTTTCACATATAATCAATTTTCTTGCATGACGGAATGGAACGTTTGTTGAAGGACAAGAAGGAGGTCCAGCATGGCGGAAGAAATGAACTCTCAGATTACAGATCGGGATATAGGCGTGGAGATGCGTGAATCGTTTATGGATTATGCGATGAGCATCATTGTTAGCCGTGCCTTACCTGACGTACGTGATGGATTGAAGCCGGTTCACCGGCGTATTCTGTACGCAATGTCAGAGCTCGGCATGACCCCCGATAAACCACATAAAAAATCAGCCAGAATCGTCGGCGAAGTTATCGGTAAGTATCACCCACACGGTGACTCTGCTGTATACGAGACGATGGTACGGATGGCACAGGATTTCTCCCTGCGCTATATGCATGTAGATGGACATGGTAACTTTGGATCGGTCGATGGCGACATGGCAGCAGCGATGCGTTATACGGAAGCTCGCTTGTCTAAGATTGCTATGGAAATGCTTAGAGATATCAACAAGGATACGATTGATTTCCAGGCGAACTATGACGGTGAAGAACATGAACCAATCGTTTTGCCTGCTCGTTTTCCTAACTTGCTTGTCAATGGGGTTGGCGGGATCGCGGTAGGTATGGCCACCAATATTCCTCCTCATAATCTGGGTGAGGTCATTGATGGTGTACAGGCCATGATTCAAAATCCAGACATTACATCCATGGAACTCATGGATTACATTCAAGGACCAGACTTCCCTACATCCGGTTACATTTTGGGCCGCTCAGGCATTCGCCAGGCGTATCAGACCGGACGTGGCTCAGTAACGATGCGGGCCAAAACCAACATCGAAGAGAATAACAACAAAGCGCGAATTATCGTTACAGAGCTGCCTTATCAGGTGAACAAGGCGAGACTCGTTGAGAAAATCGCCGAGTTGGTACGTGATAAAAAGATTGATGGCATTACCGACCTTCGTGATGAGTCTGACCGTAATGGTATGCGGATTGTAATTGAGCTTCGTAGAGACGTGAATCCGGGTGTTGTTCTGAACAACCTATACAAACACACATCGATGCAATCCACTTTCGGAATTAACATGCTTGCGATTGTGAATAAAGAACCTAAAATCCTGAACCTGCGTGAAGTGTTGTATCACTACCTGCAGCATCAGATTGAGGTTATTCGCAGACGTACGCAGTTTGAACTGAAGAAGGCTGAAGCTCGTGCACATATTCTAGAAGGCTTGCGCATTGCGCTGGATCATATCGACGAGATTATTACATTGATTCGTTCTTCCAGTAATGCAGATGCAGCCAGAGAAGGTTTAATTGAGCGTTTTTCACTCAGTCATGATCAGGCTCAAGCGATTCTCGATATGCGTTTGCAACGCCTCACAGGTCTGGAACGCGAACGTATTGAGAATGAATACAACGAACTGATGGTCAAAATTAGAGAGTATCGCGAAATTCTGGCCAATGAACATTTGGTGCTTGAAATTATCAGCACAGAGCTGCAAGAGATTCGCGACCGCTTTAGTGATGATCGTCGTACAGAGATCACTGTAGGTGAAGAGAGTATTCTGGATGAGGACCTGATTCCACGCGAAGAGGTTATCATTACGATTACCCATACAGGCTACGTGAAACGTCTGCCGGTATCCACATACCGCAGCCAGAAACGTGGTGGACGTGGGGTTGTGGGTATGGATACGAAAGATACTGACTTTGTTGAGCATCTGTTCGTAACCAACTCTCACAACTACCTCATGTTCTTCACCGACAAAGGTAAGGTGTATCGTCTCAAAGCGTACGAGATTCCAGAGCTTGGACGTACCGCACGGGGAACACCGATTATCAACCTGATCCAGATTGAGCAGGGTGAATCGGTTAATGCCGTGATTCCGGTTCAAGAATTTGAAAGTGACAGATTCTTGTTCTTTGCTACCCGTCAAGGGGTCGTGAAGAAAACGCCACTTGAGGATTACACCAATATCCGCAAAGGCGGCTTGATCGGTATTTCCTTGCGTGATGATGACATTCTAATTGATGTTAAGCTGACCGATGGACAGCAAGAGATCATTATGGGTACAGCTCACGGAATGTCTATTCGATTCTCCGAAAGTAATGTACGTTCCATGGGACGTAGTGCAACCGGGGTTAAAGGGATCACATTGGATGAACAGGATGCCGTTATCGGCATGGATGTAGTCGATAAAGATCTCGATGTTCTGATCGTTACAGCCAAAGGTTACGGTAAACGTACACCTGTGAGTGACTATCGAATGCAGACTCGTGGCGGTAAAGGGATTAAGACGATTAATGTCACAGAGAAGAACGGCGCAGTAGTCAGCCTCAAGATGGTTAAAACCGAAGAGGATCTGATGATTATTACGTCTAGCGGTACGTTGATCCGGATGAGCATGGAAGGCATATCCACGATGGGTCGATACACGCAGGGTGTGAAGCTGATTCATATTCGTGACGAAGATTCAGTAGCTACAGTCAGCCGGATTGACAAAAATGAAGAAGAACCAGACGATGAGTCACTTGAAGGCATGGAAGGTGGGGAAACCCAAGCTCCCGCAGTAAGCCTGGAAGAAGGAACCCTTTCTGACGCGGATGCAGATGCTGAAGTTGAGGACGACGATTCCGGTTCGGAAGCATAAACCTAGAATGTTATATAAACCGATCTCTTGGAGATTGGAAAAAGATTGCGAGGGCTCCCAGTGGGAGCCCTTTTGTTGTATAAAGGGATCTCTTCTTCTATTCTTTCGAATCTAGGATGTACAGCCTCATTTCTGAGTAATATAATGGGAAATATCATGAAAAACCGGGACTATGGTCTTGTTTGTTTTTAACATAGAAGAACGATGAGTGAGGGGAATATACATGGGACTTATCACCCTGTCAGAAGTCAAACCAGGACTCAAACTTGGGAGTGATGTGCAAACGCTTCGTGGCAACGTTTTGCTTCAGAAGGGCAAAGTCATTTTACCCAAGGATATGGAAGTGCTCAAAGCCTTTATGATTCACCAGGTGGATATTGAGCACGAGAGAATGGGATCAAGTAATACAGGAACCAAGGGTGCATCTGCGTCTGCAGGAAGTACAGCAAACGAGAAGAATGGTGAACGGACAGCGAAGACAGGGAATGTCAGCACAGCCCCTGTAACAACGTCTCTACAGGATGAGTATGAAAAGATGGTAGGACTGACCAAAAATGCGTTCTTGTCCTCTCTGGCGGCTGAATTGCCTGTATATGAGCTGCGTACACAGTTAGAGGCTGTGTTTGCACATCTCAAACAATATAATGTGCTTACCTTCAGTCCACGAGTAATGCAAGAACATGATTATGTGTATCACCATGCTGTACTGAGTGCAATCACATCCTACCAACTGGCCCAGTGGATAGATCTTCCCTCCAAGGATTGGATGCAAGTCGCGTTTGCAGGCTTGTTCCATGATATTGGTAATAACAAAGTAGATCCGCAAATTCTCCATAAGCCTTCTACGTTAACCGTTACAGAGCAGAATGAGATCCGGCAGCACACCAAATATGGTTACCAGATTCTTAAACAGGCAAAGGCTATTAATGAGGGCGCCAGACTTGCTGCTTTGCAGCATCATGAAAAAGTTGACGGATCAGGTTATCCGTTGCAGCTTAGTGGGACGCAGATTCATATTTACGCTAAAATCGTAGCTATCGCTGATATTTTCCACGCCATGACACTGGAGAAGATTTACCGTAAGGCACAATCACCG of Paenibacillus sp. FSL R5-0517 contains these proteins:
- the gyrB gene encoding DNA topoisomerase (ATP-hydrolyzing) subunit B codes for the protein MSMNQPSYGADEIQVLEGLEAVRKRPGMYIGSTSSKGLHHLVWEVVDNSIDEALAGYCDHIEVTIHEDNSVTVVDNGRGIPVGEHAKMKRPALEVVMTVLHAGGKFGGGGYKVSGGLHGVGVSVVNALSEKVVVTVKVDGHVYQQEYRRGAPQYDLKVIGTTEETGTTVRFHPDPEIFTETRVYDYDILLARIRELAFLNKGIGLTLTDERTGATNSFLYEGGIIEYVSFLNQKREVLHETPIYVEGSRDNIQVEVALQYNDNYTENIYSFANNINTHEGGTHESGFKSALTRIINDYARKAGVIKDSTGNLSGDDVREGLTAIISVKIPEPQFEGQTKTKLGNSEVRGIVESLFAEKLQEFLEENPSVSRRILEKGLQAARAREAARKARELTRRKGALEVSSLPGKLADCSSKDASISELYIVEGDSAGGSAKQGRDRHFQAILPLRGKILNVEKARLDRILGNAEIRAIITAMGTGIGDDFDIAKARYHKIILMTDADVDGAHIRTLLLTFLYRYMRKIIEAGYVYIAQPPLFKIERNKVIRYAGSEQERDEIIATFGENAKFNVQRYKGLGEMNAGQLWETTMDPESRTMMQVSINDAILADAMFDTLMGDNVEPRRDFIQENAKYVKNLDI
- a CDS encoding YheC/YheD family protein, producing MGIQRVSSKWAKTAVLQRSRMVNEYIPVTRKYSRQTLERMTELFESNYIKPDRGTYGNGVMRVKTTRLYEPVVNSDDYATEADVPEETNDRNPPTDELEASAVTSRATQLITTYHLQYGTEERSFHSLDELERALNDRIQERDYIIQQGISLMKHGDLPFDLRVLTQKNLQHNWETTGILGRVAAPGKIITNIHGGGQLATFEELVLPHLQQDRFKKLRNELYRLGIHTAVQLQTSFPRLKEIGIDIALDEEGRPWILEVNTLPGIYAFGLLPDKGAYRKIKRYAIAYGRLPAKKSKASRPSPKAQASSAKKRVRR
- the gyrA gene encoding DNA gyrase subunit A, whose product is MAEEMNSQITDRDIGVEMRESFMDYAMSIIVSRALPDVRDGLKPVHRRILYAMSELGMTPDKPHKKSARIVGEVIGKYHPHGDSAVYETMVRMAQDFSLRYMHVDGHGNFGSVDGDMAAAMRYTEARLSKIAMEMLRDINKDTIDFQANYDGEEHEPIVLPARFPNLLVNGVGGIAVGMATNIPPHNLGEVIDGVQAMIQNPDITSMELMDYIQGPDFPTSGYILGRSGIRQAYQTGRGSVTMRAKTNIEENNNKARIIVTELPYQVNKARLVEKIAELVRDKKIDGITDLRDESDRNGMRIVIELRRDVNPGVVLNNLYKHTSMQSTFGINMLAIVNKEPKILNLREVLYHYLQHQIEVIRRRTQFELKKAEARAHILEGLRIALDHIDEIITLIRSSSNADAAREGLIERFSLSHDQAQAILDMRLQRLTGLERERIENEYNELMVKIREYREILANEHLVLEIISTELQEIRDRFSDDRRTEITVGEESILDEDLIPREEVIITITHTGYVKRLPVSTYRSQKRGGRGVVGMDTKDTDFVEHLFVTNSHNYLMFFTDKGKVYRLKAYEIPELGRTARGTPIINLIQIEQGESVNAVIPVQEFESDRFLFFATRQGVVKKTPLEDYTNIRKGGLIGISLRDDDILIDVKLTDGQQEIIMGTAHGMSIRFSESNVRSMGRSATGVKGITLDEQDAVIGMDVVDKDLDVLIVTAKGYGKRTPVSDYRMQTRGGKGIKTINVTEKNGAVVSLKMVKTEEDLMIITSSGTLIRMSMEGISTMGRYTQGVKLIHIRDEDSVATVSRIDKNEEEPDDESLEGMEGGETQAPAVSLEEGTLSDADADAEVEDDDSGSEA
- a CDS encoding HD-GYP domain-containing protein, with protein sequence MGLITLSEVKPGLKLGSDVQTLRGNVLLQKGKVILPKDMEVLKAFMIHQVDIEHERMGSSNTGTKGASASAGSTANEKNGERTAKTGNVSTAPVTTSLQDEYEKMVGLTKNAFLSSLAAELPVYELRTQLEAVFAHLKQYNVLTFSPRVMQEHDYVYHHAVLSAITSYQLAQWIDLPSKDWMQVAFAGLFHDIGNNKVDPQILHKPSTLTVTEQNEIRQHTKYGYQILKQAKAINEGARLAALQHHEKVDGSGYPLQLSGTQIHIYAKIVAIADIFHAMTLEKIYRKAQSPYLVLEQIQSEAFGKLDPAIVRVFVQRSTQIHNGIRVKLSNNQIGEIVFSDRDHPTRPMVSVEGTIINLMQQRQLHIQEVIG